TTTCCAGCTTCAACTCCTCGGTGCAGCGGTCGCCGAATTCGGCGATGTAGCCCGCGACGCCCGGCGCGATGGCGCTGGCCTCCACGCCCGCGCGGTCCTGCGCATCGAGCGCTTCGAGCAGCGCCGCATCGTCCCGCGCGGTCTCTCCCATGGCGCGGATCAGCTGAGCGGGGCGGGCCGAGATGATGTCGCCTTGCCCGATCAGCACATCATTGAGCGCCGCCGTGCCCTCGGCCCCCGCCCAGTTCTCGAGCGCTTTGCGCGCCGCGCCAAAGGCAATCATGCACAGGAAATCATTGACGATCGGCGCGTCCCAGCGGTCGAGCAGGTCGGCCTCGATCCGGCGGTATTCCGCCGCGAGTTCGGTGAGCGACAGGGTTGCCACCCGCTCGGGCGTGGTCGCCGCCAGCGCCCGGTCGAGCCGCTTGCGAAACAGTGCCGACGTTTCGGGCAGAGCGCGCGACGCCCGCCACAACCGCCACGCCGAACGGGCCATGCGGACATATTCGCGGAAGCGCTGGGGCTGGCCATGCTCGATCTGCCCCAGCAGCCGTTCGGGCAGGGGGGCGCTTGTCCCCATCATCCCGTCCATGAAGCCGCGGTTGAGGCTGTATCCCGGCAGCATCGCCAGCGCGCGGTGCCAGTTGCCGAGGTTGTAATAGACCCGCCCCTCGATGCGGGAGAGCATGTTCTCGAACACCACCCGCTCGGCACGGATGCGTTCCGGCTCCACCCCTAACAGAGCCACGAAGGCCATATAGACCCGCGCATAGGCGTAGCTGGCGAAGGAGAAGGTTAGCGGGGCGACGATGCCGGGATAGCTCTCGACGATGTTCGAATTGTCGAACACCATGAAGCCGGGGTCGGCCAGCGGCGCGGGGCGTAAGGGGGATGTGATCGGGCGGCTTTGCAACAGGTAGAGCTGCCCTTCGGCAAAGGCCCATTCGATATCCTGCGGCCCGCCGAAAGCGGCTTCGGCGGCGAGGCATAATTCGGCGACTTCGCGCACCTGAGCCGGGGTCATCCCTTCGCCTTCGCCGGTGGTAGCGACCACCTCCAGAGCAGGGCGCGCCAGCCACCAGCCGCTCCCGTCGACCTCGCCTGCCACCAGCCGGTCACCGAGGCCGCGCGTGGCTGACACCACAACCCGGTCGCGGCGGCCCGCCACCGGGTCTGCGGAGAAGGCGACGCCGGCGTGATCGGCCGGGATCATGCGCTGTACCACCACGGCGGGTGGCGCGCTTTCGGCAATGCCCCGTTCGCTGCGATAAGCGGCAAGGCCCTCGCCAGCGCCCGATGCCGCAACCTGCGCGATCGCGTCGGCAACCGCTCCAGCGGGGACATTCAGCAGGCTTTCGAACTGACCGGCGTGGCTCGCTTCGGCCCCGTCTTCCGCCAACCCCGATGATCGCACCGCGTAAGGCCCCGGACCGAGTGTTTCGAGCGCATCGGCCAGTGAGGCCGGATCAGGCATCCCGCCCGAGGGCACGACAAAGAACGGCGGCACGGCAAAGCCCGCCGCGCTCGCCCGGGCCAGCGCTTGGCCCTTGCCCCCCGCTCCCGCCGTGTTGGCCGCCGCCCCCGCAAGGATCATCCGAAGGCCGCTCCCGCAAACGGCGCAAAGCCTGCTGCGCCGTAGCAGGCAAACACCCACAGGCCCGAGGCATCCTCCAGCGCCTTGGCTCGCTCCGGCGTAGCCTGCGCGCGGTAACGCAGCGCTGCTCGCACGGCATAGACCACCGCGACCAGCCCGATCCCGCCCGTCAGCCATGGCGTCCGCGTCGCCCAGCCAACCGCGAGCAGCAGCGCAAGCGCCGCCATGAGGCACGCCAGCCACAGCACCGCGCCCCGCGCGGGGCCGAGGATACGGCTGTAACTATCCACCCCCTCGCGCTCGCTCTCCGGCGCCCACAGCTTGCGCCCGATCTCCAGCACGCAGCCATTGGCAAAGCTGAGGAACAGGAACAGCCACAGCCCCGCTGGCGGGGTGCCGTGCGGCGTCCACTCGACCCCGGTGATGACGAGGTCGATCAGCGGCATCACCGCCATGTGGCTGACCAGATAGGCAAAGGCCCGCGCCTTCAGCCAGTCGGCCACGAAGAACTCGAAGCTCATCAGCGTCATCCACAGCCACGCTGCGCCGAGCAGTCCCAGCAGCAGCAGCGGGCCGACCGACAGCGCGGCCAGCGCGGCGACGGCGGCGCTTGCGATGCCGAGCGCGATGATCGTCTCCAGCCGCACCAGTCCGCGCGGGATCGGGCGTTCGGGGCGGAAGCGGGCGTCGTCTTCCTTGTCCTTGATCTCGTCGAGCACCCGCAACTGGAAGAAGAAGGCGAGTGTGATGACGAAAGCGGCGAGATAGGCGGCCAGCGGCGGGGCGCCGCGCCCGGCAAGGTGCGCCGAAACACTGACGCTCGCGCCTGCAAAGACGGCGCAGAGCACGGCGGTCTTGCCGAGCGGGAAGCGTTCGGCCTGATAGGTCCACAGGCGGGCGGGCAGGGAGGGGCGGGCGGTCGCCATGCGTCAGCCGCGCGTCCGGGCGAGCTTATGGTGCGCGCTGGTGAAGACCCCGCTGGCAATCGCCGCCATGATCGAGATTTCGCCAGCAAGACACAGCCCCGCGGTCACTTCCGCAAGCGCCCGCGCCTTGCCGCTGCCCGCAAGGCCCATCAGGTCGAGCGCTGCGCGCTGGTGCGGCATCCCCGTTCCGCCGCCCACCGTGCCGACCATCAGGTTGGGCAGGGTGACGCTCATGAACAACGCGCCGTCCGCGCGCGCCTCCATCCGGGTAAAGCCGACGGCGCTCTCGGCCACGCAGGCCGCGTCCTGCCCGGTAGCGATGAACAGCGCGGCGAGGCCGTTGGCAAAATGCCCCTGCGCGCCGATCTGGCCTGACAGCGTCGCGCCCAACTGCGCCACCCGCGCATAGGCAAGCATGGTTTCTGCCGACGTGCCAAGCGTGCGGCGGATCACCTCTTCGGGCAGGGTGACGCTAGCGGACACCTTGCGCCCGCGCCCGCCGATCAGGCCCAGGTAACTCGCCTTCTTGTCGCCCGAGAAATTGCCCTCGATGAACCAGTGCAGCGGCTTCACCGGTGTGTGCGCGATGATCCAGCGGCACAGCGCATCGGTAGCGATGGTGACCATGTTCTGCCCGGATGCATCGCCGGTGGTGTAGCGGCAGACAAGGAACACGGTGTCGCTGTCGATCATCGGCTCGATCGATTGCAGGCGGCCGTGGCGGGTGGTGGCGTGCGCGGCGGCGGCCAGCTCGGCTTCATGCTGGGTAGCCCAGGCGACAAAGCTTCCGGCTTCGGCCAGCGAGGTAAAGACGAAGGCGGGCGCGCGGGCGACATTCTCGCCCAGCAGCGCCGCGCTCGTCCCGCCGGCCTGATTGATGGCGTGCGCACCGCGTGCATAGGAGGCGACCAGCGCCGCCTCGCTAGTGGCAAGCGGTAGCCAGTAATCGCCCGATGCATGGAGGCCGTTGACCCGCAGCGGCCCCGCCACGCCCAGCGGCAGGGCGGTCATGCCGATCGGATTTTCGATATTGCCCGCGCATTGTCCGAGCGCGGCGAGCGCCTCTTCGCTGGCAATTGGCCCCGTCGCTCCGGTGCCTGCATCGGCCCACCATTGGCGGATCGCATCGGGATCAATCCCGCGACGGACGGTGAAGCGCTTCGTCCCCGCCGTGCCCGCACCGCCAAGCCGCGCGCTCAAGGCGTCTGCCGCACCGGCACCCCCCAGCGATTCGATGAAAGCCAGCAGACGCCGGGGAAACAACACACTCATTCTCCCACGCGCCGGCGGGCCCGGCACGTAAGGGGCTTAAACCATGAGTGCTTAAATTAATGCAACGCCAAAGCGTGGCGCGTGCGCGGCGAAGTAACCGGGCGGCGATCCAAATGAGCGGCCGGCAGAATTCCTCCGGTGAGGCGCCGTAGCGATTATGCCCCGACGAACACCCCGTGAAAACTGATCGGCAGCGCGACATCGGCGCGCCAGCTTGCAACCGGGCCAGCTGCCACATCGCCAGCACGAAGCAGATGCAACTCGCTCACACCGGCTTTCAGATTGAGGGTTGATCCGATCAGCCAGCCATCGCCTTCGCGCGCGCTTTTGCCTGGTGCATACTGGAACTCCTCCACGAGCTGATGTTCCCCGAAGTCGAAGCTGTCCGCGCGCCCGCGTTGCCAGTCCCAGGTGGCGATGCCGTGGGGAAAGGGTCCGTTGTCGTCATATCCCGTCACATGGACGGTCAACTGGTGCGGCTGCTGCGCGCGGCGCAGGTCGCTGGCCGGGAATTCCGCCGCGATCCCTGTGGTTTCAAGCGCGGCCTTTCCGTCGGGGTAGAGCACGATCTGCTGCAGCACGGGACGCGGCGCGCGGATATATTCCCCGCGCAGCATGGCGCTGGCGCTGGTCTGGCCGAAGGTCGGATCTGCCTCGATGCAGCCGGCAAAGCGGATGGTGCCATCGGCCTCCTCCCAGCCATCACCATAGTGGAAGGCGCTGAAGGCCGGCAGCTCGTAGATGCGGCGCTGGCTCAGATCGTCCTTGGCGACGACCAGGATCTGTGTGCCAAGACCGGGCTGCCATTCCATCGTGGTGCTGATCGGAAAGCCGCCGCGGGTTTGCAGCCACGGTTGCAGCACGATCACGATGTGCCGTGCGGTGATGGTGAAGTCATGGAAATAGCTGGCGCGCGGCAGTGGCAGCACGGCAAAATCAATCAACCGCCCGTCCGCGCCGAGATGCCAAAGTCCCGTCACCCGCCCATTGCCGCCGAAATTCCAGACCGAACCGTCAGCCTCTATCCGCGGGTGAGCGGAAAACGGCATATGACGAAGATCGTCGCGGAAGGTCTTGATCCCCGCGGTCAACAGGCTTTCCGGGTCGAGCTGCGTCGCCGATCCGCCCTCCCAAAGGGCCAGCAGTTCGCCGCCGAGCATCATCACACTGGTGTTGGCAGCGTTGGTATCATCGTTGTTGTTGATGGTCGCTCCTTCCCCGACAGGCGTGCCGAAGCCGGGCATCACGATCCGGTCGAGCCGGGCTTCCTGCCGCCGTTTGGGCGTATCGGCGAAACGTGCGGCGAGGCTCGCGCGGCCGTCGGCAACCCGGAACCGCCGGATCAACCCGTCCCCGTCGAACCAGTGGCCCGCGCTCGATCCGCCGCGCCGGAATTTGGCGGGGCCGTTGCGGTAGAGGGTGCCTGCGAAATCTGTCGGCGCACGGCCCGCAATCTGGGTCAGGGTGCGCGGCGCGATATCGGCCTCGACATCGGCGACTCCCAACGCCCAAAGCGCAGGCGCTGACCCGGCCAGCGCCCGTTCGGGGGTGATGACCGCGCTGGCTGCCGCGGCGGCCAGGAGCGACTGGATGAAGCGGCGGCGGTCGAGCGGGGAAGAAGGCAAGCTGGTCATTGATCGTGCTCCTGCGCCAGGCCGGTTACCGGAATGAAATCGTCTGCACGGTGGGCCCGGCAATCTCGAACGCGGCGGCATCCCATGTGGCAGGCCCCATGTTCCCGACCGCGTTGTTGGAGAAGGCAAAGGGTTCGATCGGCATCCCGAACGGGTTGGTGTTCATCTTGCCGTCGGCGTTCACATCATGGAGGATCTTGAACCCGTAACGCCCCGGAGCGACATCGGCGATCGTGGCCGTGACGGTGTCTCCGGTGACCGCAATGGCGATCGCCCGGACCGGAGCCTTGCCGCTGTCATAGGCATCCTTGCTGTCGAACAGAGCCAGCATGATCTGGCCGGTCGGGCTGGCAAACCGGGTGAAGTTGATCTGGAGCGTCGTGGCGCCGGCGACCGGGCTGCCGCGTTCCGCATCGGCCTGCGCCACCGTCGGAGCAGGCGGAACGGCGTCCTCGGCAGCGAGGCGAGGGGTGTGGATCAGCAGGGCAAGGCCGATAACAGCGGAGATGGTGGTGTTTGAACGGGTCATGGCAAGCGTTCCTTCACATGCGGTGGTTGATGACGATTGCCGTCTGCCGCCCGCCGCAGTGCCGCGCCATCGCAGCTTCGCAATGTGCAAGGATCCTTCGCCAAATGCGGAGACAAACCATTTCACGCTGCGTGAAATGGCCATTGCGCTTCGTCAGCTGGTCGTCCGGGAAGGTCGGAAAGGCGATGTCACCCCTTGCTCTGCCGATGAGGCGTCACGAATCCGCCCAAGGTATGTTGACCAATCCCGTGTCATCGTGGCAATGGGCGACCGCATCTTGCCAAGCGGCGCAAAACGAAGCGCAGTCCGGTACACGCCGGACCGAAAATCCAGAGCTTTGCAGATCAATGCGGGTGTAGCTCAATGGTAGAGCAGAAGCTTCCCAAGCTTACGACGAGGGTTCGATTCCCTTCACCCGCTCCAGGCATCCCTTCCCAAACAGCCCCGACAAGTCTTTGAAGCCCTCGGAAATCAGAAGGTTTTAGGCCCTCGGCCGTCCGAGAGAGGCCCTATTCTTCCCGCTGAATCCGGCGTTGCTGGGGGCCACTAGACCGGAAGGAGCTGGTATCTATGGCTCTTATCTTCGTAGCGCCCAGAAATGCGAAGCTCACAAGATGGGTGTAGCCTTCGGCCCATTTGTGTTGATCCAGCCTTCCGGAGGGAGGCAATGGCGTTTCAAGTATCGTTTTGACGACCGCGAGAAGAAGCTCGCCATCGGAGCCCACCCCGTCATTGGCGTGGCGGAAGCGCGACGGCCAGAATGCTTGGGTTGCCAGCAAGGCTGTCCGCAGCGAGCACCTGATTTCGCTTTTCAAGGCGCGGTTGGGTCGTATGCCCCTTACCGACATCGAGCCCGCTGATGTGCTCGCGGCCGTCCGCAAGATCGAACGCCAAGGCCAACTGGTAAGCGCCCGTCGTACCCTGCAACCGGCCGGCGCAGTATTCCGCTATGCGGTGGCGAACGTCCGGTTCTGACAAGAGCGGCCGGTCACCGGGTATCCATCGCCTGATTAGGCCCCCGGACAGCGCCCATCCGGCAATCCAAGGAACGCGCCGAGCAGGGCGTTGGCAGCCTGCGGGTCCTCGAAAGGTGTCCAGTGGCCCACGCCCGCGAGCATCGCAGTGGTGAGGTTTTCTGACTTGGCACGGGCCCGCTTGGCGAGGGTGGGAGCAAATGTCTTGTCCTCGCTTCCCTCGATCAACAGCACCGGCATGGTTTTGGAGCCCGTGCGCCTTGGCCACCCGCTGCGGGGACTTATGGCATCAAAGGGCGGGATATTGGCGCGGTACCAAGCAATACCGGCGTCAATCGCTGCCGGGTCGGACAGCGCACTGCGGAACAGTTCGCCTTCCTCGGCGGTCAATACGCCTTCCGATATTGCGCGGCCATAGGCTGTCTCGAACAGGGTGGACGGCACGTTCAGCCGCTCGATGCTCTCACGGTTGAGTGCCTGGAGGCGCGGGACGTAAGCCGAGGCTGCCCGCTGCGCCGGGTCGTCGGCCAGCATGTCGAGAAACAGGTCATAAGGCGGCGCGCTGAATATGGCGAGCCGGTCAAGCCGCTGCGGTTTCCACTGTGCGTAAGACCATGCCAGCGCGCCGCCCCAGTCGTGTCCCACCAGCGTGACTTTCTGACCAGGCGCCAGCGCCGCAATCGTGCGGTCAAGCTGCCGCGCGAGCCGTGCCACCCGGTAGTCAGCATCGCGCGCAGGACGGCCCGACAGGCCTGCCCCTGGCGCATCGATTGCGATCATTTTGCGGCACTCGCCGAAGGCCTCCATCTGGTCAAACCAGACATACCAGAAGCTGGGAAAGCCGTGGACGAGGATCACGGGCGGCCCCTCACCCGTGGAGACGTAGTGGATGCGGTCGTCGCCCTTGCCGATGAAACCTTCGGTATAGGGGCGGCTGCCGACGCGGTTGGCATGAATGACTGCGGGATCTGTGGCAGCCGCCACTGTTAACAGTCCGGCGACCAAGGCAGCAATCAAGTGCCGCGCCAGCTCAATGATCCGCATTGACACCCCCTTTTTATTGCAATATTCGTCAATAACAGAGGGAGAGCTCAATGTCACTAAGGTTTGCAGGGGCTTTGGCTGCAAGTCTCCTGATCGCCGGCTGCGCGCCGTCGGAAAGCGAAACCAAGCCCGATGCCGCATCCTCACTCAGCGGGCAGGCCGAGCTCGGCGAAAGCCTTTATCTCACCCATTGCAGCAGCTGTCATGACAATGCCACGGGCGGCGCCCCTGTCCGGGCAGCCATCGAAAAACGCAGTGCTGCCTATATCAAACAGTCTCTCACGACCGGGGTGATGAAGGCGCAGGGCTCTGCGCTTAATCCCTATGAAATCGCGATCCTCGCGGATCATCTGGGGACTGATGCCCCGCCGCAGGTGGTGGCGGGAAAACGCTGCGAGGGTCGCCTCGCGGTGTCTGGTACGCCTCTCTGGAACCGCTGGGGCAACGGCCTGTCCAACGCGCGTTACCAGCGTCAGACTGCGATCACGCCCGCCAATGTCGGGCGACTGGAGCTTGCCTGGGCCTTCGGCTTTCCCGAAGCGCAGCGTGCCCGTTCACAACCTGCGGTAATCGAGCAGGCAGTGTTCACCGGCAGCCAATCGGGCCGGGTCTATGCGCTCGACCGGATGACGGGGTGCATCTGGTGGACGTTCGATGCCAAGGCCGAAGTGCGCAATGCGCCCGTCCTTGACGTCGATGCCGCCGCTGGCCCGACGCTGTATTTCGGGGACTTTGACGCGCGTGTTTATGCGGTTGATGCCGAAACCGGCAAACTGCGCTGGACCACAACAGTGCGCGACCATCCGGACGGCACGATCACGGGCAGCCTCGCGCTGCATGGCGGTCGATTGTTCGTGCCAATGTCATCGACCGAAGTCCTGAGCGCTTTCAACGAGGATTACGAGTGCTGCACCTTCCGCGGCGGTGTGACGGCGCTCGATGTGTCGGATGGCAGCCGGGTGTGGCGCTGGTATTCGGTCGACAAGCCCGTCAGGCACAAGGGCGGCGAGACCGCGCCGAGCGGTGCGCCGGTTTGGGGCACCCCCACAGTCGATCCGGCGCGCGGACTGTTGTATGTCGGCACGGGCGAAAACTACTCCTCCCCCGCCAATGACCAAAGCGATGCGATCATCGCGATCGAACTTGCCACCGGCCGGCGCAAGTGGGTGATGCAGGCCACCGCCGGAGACGCGTGGAATGCGGCTTGCGGTACAAAGCAAAGCGCCAATTGCCCGGCCCAGGATGGACCCGACTTCGATTTCGGTGCGCCCCCGATGCTGGTGAAAGCGGGCGCTCGCGATATCCTGCTCGCCGGACAGAAATCTGGCGAGATCTTCGCGATCGATCCGGACCGGGGAAGCGTGCTGTGGCGCCAGCGGGTCGGGCGCGGCGGGTTCAACGGGGGTATACACTGGGGAATGGCAAGTGATGGCACAACGCTGTTCGTGCCTATTGCCGACACGCCCGGCAGCCGTTTCGCCAAGGGCGATCCGCGCCCCGGCATCCATGCATTCGACGTCGCAACGGGCCGCCCGCTGTGGTCGCGGATCGAAAAGCTTCGCTGTCCGGAATTCTCCTTTGCCTGCATCACCGCACTATCCGCTCCGGTCACACTGATCCCCGGGGTGGTGTTCGGCGGAGGGCATGACGGGCGGTTGGTCGCCTACGCTGCCAAGGATGGCGCAGTGCTGTGGAAGACAGACACCAACCGCGCCTTTGCGACCATCAACGGGGTTGAGGCCAAGGGCGGCACGATCGACGGTCAAGGACCGGTGGTGGCAGGGGACATGGTGATTGTGAACTCGGGATACGACAAGTTCGGCGAGATCGCGGGCAATGTGCTGCTGGTCTATCGCCTCAAGGGAGCCGACCGATGATAAGACCTGCCTTTACCGCACTCGCCTGCGTATGGCTTGCAAGCTGCGCAGCGACCACCGGCACGGCTGCGCCGGGTGCCGCGGCAGCCGCACCTGTCCCGGTGATCGCAGGGTCGATCAAGGGCGTTCATCACATCGGCATCACTGTCAGCGACATCGACGACACGCTCGCCTTCTACAGCCGGTCTGTCCCTTACGAGCTGGTCGAGCGGCGGATGGTCGATGCTGACGCTTTTCCGTCCGAAGTGCTCACCAGGCGCAAAGGCAAGATCGAAATCGCACTGGTGCGCACGCCCACCGTCTTCCTGCAGTTGATCGATATCGATCCCGACGCCAAGTCCCCGCCCGAACGCCGCCCGGTGATCGGGCCGGGCTATACCCATATCTGCTTCCAGTCGCCCTCGACGGCGCCGAAATACGACGTGTTCAAGGCCAATGGCCTCGCCATGCTATCGCGCGGAGACGGGCCTGTCGATCTGGGCGGATACGGGGTGACCTATGCCTATGGCTTCGATCCTGACGGCATCATGATCGAGATGGAGCAGCTGACGCCCGAGGTGATTGCTGCGCACGGCGAGCTTGGAACCAAGCGGATGCGCTTTCCTGCCTGGGCAACGCATATCGGCAATGTCACCGGCGACAAGGAGCAGATGGTGGCGTTCTACACCAAGGTCCTCGGCCATGGCCCCCGCCGCGAGCTGCCGCCGACCCGGCGCCAGACCTTCGACGAGATTGCCGATATCGACGGCATTGTTGCCGCTGCGAGCTGGTTCGACGTCGGCAATTTCGAGCTGGAGTTCTGGCATTATGTCGAACCGCGCACGCCCAAGGGCACAGCTGCGCAGATGATCGACGCGATCGGCTACAATGCCATCGTCTTCGAGACCAACGATCTTGCCGCCACACTCGAACGGCTGGAACGCGAGGGCGTCCGCTTTGCCGGCAAGACATTCGAACTGGGCGGTTGGCGGGTGCGCTATGCCCGCGACCCCGAAGGCAATCTCATCGCATTCCAGCAGAACATCGGCGCCAGTGCGGCGCGTTCGATTGACGACATGCTGTGGCTGAAGGACAGGGCGCCGCAGTAAGTTGCCATCTGGATTGGTGCGGCCAGTCTGCTAGGCTTGGCCCATGACTGTTGTTGCCACCAAGCGCAGAACCCGGCTCGCCCCGGAGGAGAGGCGTTCGTTGATCCTTGATCACGCGGCCGACATGATTGCGCGCGAGGGGATCGCCGAACTCTCGATGGAGGCCATCGGGCGCGCGGCGGGGGTGAG
This DNA window, taken from Porphyrobacter sp. ULC335, encodes the following:
- a CDS encoding phage integrase central domain-containing protein — translated: MAWRKRDGQNAWVASKAVRSEHLISLFKARLGRMPLTDIEPADVLAAVRKIERQGQLVSARRTLQPAGAVFRYAVANVRF
- a CDS encoding hydroxymethylglutaryl-CoA reductase, with the protein product MLFPRRLLAFIESLGGAGAADALSARLGGAGTAGTKRFTVRRGIDPDAIRQWWADAGTGATGPIASEEALAALGQCAGNIENPIGMTALPLGVAGPLRVNGLHASGDYWLPLATSEAALVASYARGAHAINQAGGTSAALLGENVARAPAFVFTSLAEAGSFVAWATQHEAELAAAAHATTRHGRLQSIEPMIDSDTVFLVCRYTTGDASGQNMVTIATDALCRWIIAHTPVKPLHWFIEGNFSGDKKASYLGLIGGRGRKVSASVTLPEEVIRRTLGTSAETMLAYARVAQLGATLSGQIGAQGHFANGLAALFIATGQDAACVAESAVGFTRMEARADGALFMSVTLPNLMVGTVGGGTGMPHQRAALDLMGLAGSGKARALAEVTAGLCLAGEISIMAAIASGVFTSAHHKLARTRG
- a CDS encoding PQQ-binding-like beta-propeller repeat protein; translated protein: MSLRFAGALAASLLIAGCAPSESETKPDAASSLSGQAELGESLYLTHCSSCHDNATGGAPVRAAIEKRSAAYIKQSLTTGVMKAQGSALNPYEIAILADHLGTDAPPQVVAGKRCEGRLAVSGTPLWNRWGNGLSNARYQRQTAITPANVGRLELAWAFGFPEAQRARSQPAVIEQAVFTGSQSGRVYALDRMTGCIWWTFDAKAEVRNAPVLDVDAAAGPTLYFGDFDARVYAVDAETGKLRWTTTVRDHPDGTITGSLALHGGRLFVPMSSTEVLSAFNEDYECCTFRGGVTALDVSDGSRVWRWYSVDKPVRHKGGETAPSGAPVWGTPTVDPARGLLYVGTGENYSSPANDQSDAIIAIELATGRRKWVMQATAGDAWNAACGTKQSANCPAQDGPDFDFGAPPMLVKAGARDILLAGQKSGEIFAIDPDRGSVLWRQRVGRGGFNGGIHWGMASDGTTLFVPIADTPGSRFAKGDPRPGIHAFDVATGRPLWSRIEKLRCPEFSFACITALSAPVTLIPGVVFGGGHDGRLVAYAAKDGAVLWKTDTNRAFATINGVEAKGGTIDGQGPVVAGDMVIVNSGYDKFGEIAGNVLLVYRLKGADR
- a CDS encoding VOC family protein, with the protein product MIRPAFTALACVWLASCAATTGTAAPGAAAAAPVPVIAGSIKGVHHIGITVSDIDDTLAFYSRSVPYELVERRMVDADAFPSEVLTRRKGKIEIALVRTPTVFLQLIDIDPDAKSPPERRPVIGPGYTHICFQSPSTAPKYDVFKANGLAMLSRGDGPVDLGGYGVTYAYGFDPDGIMIEMEQLTPEVIAAHGELGTKRMRFPAWATHIGNVTGDKEQMVAFYTKVLGHGPRRELPPTRRQTFDEIADIDGIVAAASWFDVGNFELEFWHYVEPRTPKGTAAQMIDAIGYNAIVFETNDLAATLERLEREGVRFAGKTFELGGWRVRYARDPEGNLIAFQQNIGASAARSIDDMLWLKDRAPQ
- a CDS encoding PEP/pyruvate-binding domain-containing protein, encoding MILAGAAANTAGAGGKGQALARASAAGFAVPPFFVVPSGGMPDPASLADALETLGPGPYAVRSSGLAEDGAEASHAGQFESLLNVPAGAVADAIAQVAASGAGEGLAAYRSERGIAESAPPAVVVQRMIPADHAGVAFSADPVAGRRDRVVVSATRGLGDRLVAGEVDGSGWWLARPALEVVATTGEGEGMTPAQVREVAELCLAAEAAFGGPQDIEWAFAEGQLYLLQSRPITSPLRPAPLADPGFMVFDNSNIVESYPGIVAPLTFSFASYAYARVYMAFVALLGVEPERIRAERVVFENMLSRIEGRVYYNLGNWHRALAMLPGYSLNRGFMDGMMGTSAPLPERLLGQIEHGQPQRFREYVRMARSAWRLWRASRALPETSALFRKRLDRALAATTPERVATLSLTELAAEYRRIEADLLDRWDAPIVNDFLCMIAFGAARKALENWAGAEGTAALNDVLIGQGDIISARPAQLIRAMGETARDDAALLEALDAQDRAGVEASAIAPGVAGYIAEFGDRCTEELKLESVTLDEDPTPLFAAIAAAARSRHGPAPERGDAWARLDSALKGKPVKRRVARWLVRWAKDRVRDRENLRYERTRIFGRARRVLLAMGTQFHAMGLIGAPRDVFLLTLPEVLGAIEGFGVTADLAGLAEVRRREMERAAALPDPPERIITEGPACAAATLAAPQAATSDERTRSGTGASAGTITAVARVIADPRGQSIAAGEILVARHTDPGWIALFASAGAIVVERGSLLSHSAIVARELGIPCVVGLSDATRWIVDGESLTVDGATGRVSKA
- a CDS encoding DUF2141 domain-containing protein; protein product: MTRSNTTISAVIGLALLIHTPRLAAEDAVPPAPTVAQADAERGSPVAGATTLQINFTRFASPTGQIMLALFDSKDAYDSGKAPVRAIAIAVTGDTVTATIADVAPGRYGFKILHDVNADGKMNTNPFGMPIEPFAFSNNAVGNMGPATWDAAAFEIAGPTVQTISFR
- a CDS encoding UbiA family prenyltransferase, which codes for MATARPSLPARLWTYQAERFPLGKTAVLCAVFAGASVSVSAHLAGRGAPPLAAYLAAFVITLAFFFQLRVLDEIKDKEDDARFRPERPIPRGLVRLETIIALGIASAAVAALAALSVGPLLLLGLLGAAWLWMTLMSFEFFVADWLKARAFAYLVSHMAVMPLIDLVITGVEWTPHGTPPAGLWLFLFLSFANGCVLEIGRKLWAPESEREGVDSYSRILGPARGAVLWLACLMAALALLLAVGWATRTPWLTGGIGLVAVVYAVRAALRYRAQATPERAKALEDASGLWVFACYGAAGFAPFAGAAFG
- a CDS encoding alpha/beta fold hydrolase, yielding MRIIELARHLIAALVAGLLTVAAATDPAVIHANRVGSRPYTEGFIGKGDDRIHYVSTGEGPPVILVHGFPSFWYVWFDQMEAFGECRKMIAIDAPGAGLSGRPARDADYRVARLARQLDRTIAALAPGQKVTLVGHDWGGALAWSYAQWKPQRLDRLAIFSAPPYDLFLDMLADDPAQRAASAYVPRLQALNRESIERLNVPSTLFETAYGRAISEGVLTAEEGELFRSALSDPAAIDAGIAWYRANIPPFDAISPRSGWPRRTGSKTMPVLLIEGSEDKTFAPTLAKRARAKSENLTTAMLAGVGHWTPFEDPQAANALLGAFLGLPDGRCPGA
- a CDS encoding carotenoid oxygenase family protein; this encodes MTSLPSSPLDRRRFIQSLLAAAAASAVITPERALAGSAPALWALGVADVEADIAPRTLTQIAGRAPTDFAGTLYRNGPAKFRRGGSSAGHWFDGDGLIRRFRVADGRASLAARFADTPKRRQEARLDRIVMPGFGTPVGEGATINNNDDTNAANTSVMMLGGELLALWEGGSATQLDPESLLTAGIKTFRDDLRHMPFSAHPRIEADGSVWNFGGNGRVTGLWHLGADGRLIDFAVLPLPRASYFHDFTITARHIVIVLQPWLQTRGGFPISTTMEWQPGLGTQILVVAKDDLSQRRIYELPAFSAFHYGDGWEEADGTIRFAGCIEADPTFGQTSASAMLRGEYIRAPRPVLQQIVLYPDGKAALETTGIAAEFPASDLRRAQQPHQLTVHVTGYDDNGPFPHGIATWDWQRGRADSFDFGEHQLVEEFQYAPGKSAREGDGWLIGSTLNLKAGVSELHLLRAGDVAAGPVASWRADVALPISFHGVFVGA